A window from Flavobacterium sp. 83 encodes these proteins:
- a CDS encoding flagellar motor protein MotB, with translation MIKRVSIGLLVLALSSSCVSKKIYNDLESKYTDSKKENRRLTDENEDLLKAKNQLELDRSVLTSDLSKSKSELEKLKADYAAAQNKFKVLQDSYAALEKNSGDALQSNMKKNRDLLDQLDEKGKALALEQERLNKSAQRLDELESLIAAKEASMKKLKETLSKALNSFEGKGLTVQQKNGKVYVSMENKLLFNSGSWAVGSEGKKAVVELGKVLGDNPEISVLIEGHTDDDAFAGSGPIADNWDLSTKRATAIVAILSENKKINKENLTAAGRGEFSPLVSNSTAEGKAKNRRIEIILTPRLDEISKMLNDIN, from the coding sequence ATGATTAAAAGAGTTTCCATCGGATTACTGGTACTGGCACTTTCAAGCTCATGTGTATCTAAGAAAATATACAATGACTTAGAAAGCAAGTACACCGATTCAAAAAAAGAAAATAGAAGATTAACGGATGAAAATGAAGATCTTTTAAAAGCCAAAAATCAATTAGAATTGGACCGAAGTGTTCTAACATCAGATTTAAGCAAATCAAAATCGGAACTGGAAAAATTGAAAGCCGACTATGCTGCTGCACAAAATAAATTTAAAGTGTTGCAGGATTCCTACGCTGCTTTAGAAAAAAACAGCGGAGATGCTTTGCAAAGCAACATGAAGAAAAATCGTGATTTGTTGGATCAATTAGACGAGAAAGGGAAAGCGTTAGCATTAGAACAAGAACGTTTAAACAAAAGCGCACAACGTTTAGATGAGTTGGAATCTTTGATTGCCGCCAAAGAAGCAAGCATGAAAAAATTAAAAGAAACCTTGTCTAAAGCCTTGAATAGCTTTGAAGGAAAAGGGTTGACAGTTCAACAAAAAAACGGGAAAGTATATGTTTCCATGGAAAACAAACTGCTTTTCAATTCTGGAAGCTGGGCAGTGGGTTCCGAAGGTAAAAAGGCAGTTGTAGAATTAGGAAAAGTTTTGGGTGATAACCCGGAAATCTCAGTTCTTATTGAAGGACATACAGATGACGATGCTTTCGCAGGTTCAGGACCAATTGCAGACAACTGGGATTTATCAACTAAAAGAGCCACAGCAATAGTTGCTATTTTGAGTGAAAACAAGAAAATCAATAAGGAAAACCTAACCGCTGCCGGAAGAGGAGAATTTTCTCCTTTGGTAAGCAATTCAACCGCTGAAGGAAAAGCTAAAAACCGTAGAATCGAAATTATCTTAACCCCAAGATTAGACGAGATTTCTAAAATGTTGAATGATATCAATTAA
- a CDS encoding exodeoxyribonuclease III encodes MRIISYNVNGIRAAISKGFIDWLQHANPDIICLQEIKATEEQIPVDAITKAGYPYQYYYSATKKGYSGVAILSKIKPNNVVHGTGIHHMDFEGRNLRADFDDFSVMSLYLPSGTNIERLDHKFMFMDDFQTYIDELKKETPNLVICGDYNICHEAIDIHDPIRNKTVSGFLPQERAWLDGFMKSGFLDSFRHFNSEPHQYSWWSYRAGARGNNKGWRIDYNLVSDTLKHKLKRAVILADAVHSDHCPILVEIE; translated from the coding sequence ATGAGAATTATTTCATACAACGTCAACGGAATAAGAGCCGCCATTTCTAAAGGATTTATAGATTGGTTGCAACACGCAAATCCTGATATTATTTGTCTTCAGGAAATTAAGGCAACCGAGGAACAAATCCCGGTAGATGCTATCACAAAAGCGGGTTATCCGTATCAATATTATTATTCGGCAACAAAAAAAGGGTATAGTGGAGTGGCTATTCTCTCTAAAATCAAACCCAATAATGTCGTTCACGGAACTGGAATTCACCACATGGATTTTGAAGGAAGAAACCTTAGGGCTGATTTCGATGACTTTTCTGTGATGAGTTTGTACTTGCCATCTGGGACAAATATCGAGCGATTAGACCATAAGTTTATGTTCATGGATGATTTTCAAACCTACATTGACGAACTCAAAAAAGAAACACCAAATCTGGTTATCTGCGGCGATTACAACATTTGTCACGAAGCAATCGACATTCACGATCCCATCAGAAACAAAACCGTTTCGGGGTTTTTGCCACAAGAAAGAGCCTGGCTCGATGGATTCATGAAGTCTGGATTTTTGGATAGTTTCCGCCATTTCAATAGTGAACCGCATCAATATTCGTGGTGGAGTTACCGCGCCGGAGCAAGAGGAAACAACAAGGGCTGGCGCATCGATTATAATTTAGTTAGCGATACCTTAAAACATAAACTCAAAAGAGCCGTTATTCTTGCAGATGCGGTACATTCAGATCATTGCCCAATTTTGGTAGAAATCGAATAA
- a CDS encoding lysophospholipid acyltransferase family protein, with product MGLVTAKEVAKAINADKYGVLGTFSGWMLMKVLKISTLNKVYDRNKHLKDVDFLNGILDDLQIKFEIPEEDLKRLPKEGAYITISNHPLGGIDGVLLLKLMLEREPNFKIIANFLLHRIEPLKKYIMPVNPFENHKDAKSSVVGIKETLRHLSDGKPLGMFPAGEVSTYKDGKLMVDKPWEEGAIKVIRKAQVPVVPIYFHAKNSRLFYLLSKISGTFRTAKLPSEVFSQKHRVIKVRIGKPISVSEQNEHATIEEYSEFLRKKTYMLANPFEKESPFLPTPTLKIPKSPKKIVTAASQDKMIKEVDALRSTDCRLLQSKNYEVFFTEASKIPNILHEIGRLREITFREVGEGTNEPIDLDKHDQYYHHLFLWDADANKIAGAYRMGLGSEIYPKYGINGFYLNDLFRFEPELYDMMHKSIEMGRAFIIKEYQQKPMPLFLLWKGIMHTTLRYPEHKFLLGGVSISNQFSDFSKSLMIEFMKSNYYDPYIAQYIHPKKAYKVKLKDADKDFIFNETESDLNKFDKIIDELEPGSLRLPVLIKKYIKQNAKVVAFNVDPLFNNAVDGLMYIRIADIPESTMKPVMEEFQAELERKLSEKED from the coding sequence ATGGGTTTAGTAACCGCCAAAGAAGTCGCAAAAGCGATAAATGCAGATAAGTACGGAGTTCTTGGAACTTTTTCAGGCTGGATGCTCATGAAGGTGCTAAAAATTTCTACTTTAAACAAAGTATACGACAGAAACAAGCATTTGAAAGATGTTGATTTCCTGAACGGGATATTAGATGATTTACAAATAAAATTTGAAATCCCCGAAGAAGACTTAAAACGCTTACCAAAAGAGGGGGCTTATATCACGATTTCAAACCATCCGTTAGGAGGAATTGACGGGGTTCTATTATTGAAATTAATGCTTGAAAGAGAGCCTAATTTCAAAATTATCGCTAATTTCCTTTTGCATCGTATTGAGCCTCTTAAGAAATACATTATGCCGGTTAATCCTTTTGAAAATCATAAGGATGCTAAATCAAGCGTGGTAGGAATAAAAGAAACCCTACGTCATTTAAGTGACGGAAAACCATTGGGAATGTTTCCAGCGGGAGAAGTTTCAACGTATAAAGACGGGAAATTAATGGTGGATAAACCCTGGGAGGAAGGAGCTATCAAAGTAATTAGAAAAGCACAAGTTCCTGTTGTCCCTATTTATTTTCACGCTAAAAACAGTCGATTATTTTATTTGCTTTCTAAAATAAGCGGCACTTTTAGAACGGCAAAACTGCCTTCGGAAGTGTTTAGCCAGAAACACCGCGTAATCAAAGTGCGCATTGGTAAACCTATTTCGGTAAGTGAACAAAATGAACACGCAACAATAGAGGAATATTCGGAGTTTTTAAGAAAGAAAACGTACATGCTTGCGAATCCTTTCGAAAAAGAAAGTCCTTTTTTACCGACTCCTACTTTAAAAATCCCTAAAAGCCCAAAGAAAATTGTCACTGCCGCAAGTCAAGACAAAATGATTAAGGAAGTAGATGCATTACGCAGTACGGATTGCCGACTTTTACAAAGTAAAAACTATGAAGTTTTCTTTACAGAAGCATCTAAGATTCCAAATATTCTCCATGAAATTGGCCGTCTTAGAGAAATTACTTTTCGAGAAGTGGGTGAAGGAACAAATGAACCCATTGATTTAGACAAGCACGACCAATATTATCACCACCTTTTTCTATGGGATGCTGATGCCAATAAAATTGCCGGTGCTTATAGAATGGGATTGGGTTCAGAAATTTATCCTAAATACGGAATAAATGGTTTTTACCTAAACGATCTTTTTCGATTTGAACCCGAATTATATGATATGATGCACAAATCCATAGAAATGGGTCGCGCTTTTATCATTAAAGAATACCAACAGAAACCAATGCCGCTTTTCCTGCTTTGGAAAGGAATAATGCACACCACTTTACGTTATCCGGAACATAAATTTCTATTAGGTGGCGTGAGTATCAGCAATCAATTTTCAGATTTTTCAAAATCGCTGATGATTGAATTTATGAAGTCAAATTATTACGATCCGTATATTGCGCAATATATTCACCCGAAGAAAGCGTATAAGGTAAAACTAAAAGATGCCGATAAAGATTTCATTTTTAATGAAACCGAATCTGATTTGAATAAGTTTGATAAAATCATTGATGAACTGGAACCAGGAAGTTTGCGTTTACCGGTTTTGATTAAAAAATACATCAAACAAAACGCAAAAGTGGTTGCTTTTAATGTCGATCCGCTGTTTAATAACGCCGTTGACGGATTAATGTACATCCGAATTGCCGATATTCCGGAAAGCACCATGAAACCTGTAATGGAAGAATTTCAGGCTGAACTGGAACGAAAACTAAGCGAAAAAGAAGATTAA
- a CDS encoding DUF2752 domain-containing protein yields the protein MTLINYTINTKEKRKVYGIIGALLTLMVPFFLMFFNGDNHLETDQSLCPFKMVTGFPCPGCGITKSLVYFYEGDFYKSISYHVLGPFVIVFCIVTIVVLTMELITQKEYFNAVLYNKKLAYGLGFFLVVYHIIRLVFFIKNHSLDAILKESIWR from the coding sequence ATGACATTAATAAATTATACAATTAATACTAAAGAAAAACGCAAAGTTTACGGAATCATTGGCGCTTTATTAACGCTGATGGTTCCGTTTTTTTTAATGTTTTTTAATGGAGACAATCATCTTGAAACGGATCAGTCTTTGTGTCCTTTTAAAATGGTTACAGGTTTTCCATGTCCGGGTTGCGGAATTACAAAATCATTGGTTTATTTTTATGAGGGGGATTTTTATAAATCCATAAGCTATCATGTATTAGGTCCTTTTGTGATTGTATTCTGTATTGTTACCATTGTTGTTTTAACGATGGAACTGATTACCCAAAAAGAGTATTTTAATGCTGTTTTGTATAATAAAAAACTGGCTTATGGTCTGGGATTCTTTCTTGTTGTTTATCACATCATCAGATTGGTTTTCTTTATAAAAAACCATTCGTTAGATGCTATTTTAAAAGAGTCAATCTGGAGGTAA
- a CDS encoding DUF4234 domain-containing protein — protein MEEIVQETWNTPRKPIPVFKVDPVLVLIFGFLTCGLYLIYWNIKVAEVLNAVSEREVISQPIAIFAGCCYPVNVYFFYLAGRDGLPEVYHRSGSGQKDDTVLLLILGLFFPMIAAMIVQNDINKLYN, from the coding sequence ATGGAAGAAATTGTACAAGAAACTTGGAACACTCCAAGAAAACCTATTCCGGTCTTTAAAGTAGATCCGGTATTAGTATTAATTTTTGGGTTTTTAACCTGCGGATTGTATTTAATCTATTGGAACATCAAAGTTGCGGAAGTTTTAAATGCGGTTTCTGAAAGAGAAGTTATCTCGCAACCAATTGCAATTTTTGCAGGTTGTTGTTATCCCGTAAATGTTTATTTCTTTTATTTGGCAGGCAGAGACGGGCTTCCGGAAGTGTATCATAGATCCGGTTCAGGCCAAAAAGACGATACGGTTTTGTTATTGATTCTAGGGCTATTCTTTCCTATGATTGCTGCAATGATAGTTCAAAATGACATTAATAAATTATACAATTAA
- a CDS encoding 2-hydroxyacid dehydrogenase, producing MDIKILHIDSNHSLLWDQLQNAGFINHSDFTSSKEEIEVKIQDYQGIVIRSRFKIDKAFLDKATNLQFIARVGAGLESIDCEYAISKNITLIAAPEGNRNAVAEHTLGMILSLFNKLNEADSEIRSGHWNRESNRGHELDGKTVGIIGYGNMGKSFAKKLRGFDAEVLCYDIQENVGDSNAKQVSLAEFQKKVDVVSLHIPWTPETDKMVDADFINGFAKPFWIINTSRGKNIVTADLVAAMKSGKILGAGLDVLEYEKLSFETLFQDKNTPEAFQYLLKAKNVILTPHIAGWTFESHERLAQVIVDKIKAKYFG from the coding sequence ATGGATATTAAAATCCTTCATATCGATAGCAATCATTCCTTACTTTGGGATCAATTGCAAAATGCCGGTTTTATAAATCACAGTGATTTTACTTCCTCAAAAGAAGAAATTGAAGTAAAAATTCAAGATTATCAGGGAATTGTTATTCGAAGCCGTTTCAAGATTGATAAAGCATTTTTAGACAAAGCCACTAATTTGCAATTCATAGCAAGAGTAGGAGCAGGATTAGAAAGTATTGATTGCGAATATGCAATATCTAAAAACATCACGCTTATTGCAGCTCCAGAAGGAAACAGAAATGCTGTTGCCGAGCATACGTTAGGAATGATTTTGTCTCTTTTTAATAAATTAAATGAAGCCGATAGCGAGATACGTTCCGGCCATTGGAACAGAGAAAGCAATCGTGGTCATGAATTGGATGGGAAAACGGTAGGGATTATTGGTTATGGAAATATGGGTAAATCATTTGCCAAGAAACTCCGTGGTTTTGATGCAGAAGTGTTGTGTTATGACATTCAGGAAAACGTGGGCGACAGCAATGCAAAGCAAGTTTCATTAGCAGAATTTCAGAAAAAAGTGGATGTAGTAAGCCTTCATATTCCATGGACTCCGGAAACTGATAAAATGGTGGATGCTGATTTTATAAATGGGTTTGCCAAACCTTTTTGGATTATAAATACGTCTCGTGGCAAGAATATTGTCACTGCTGATTTGGTTGCTGCGATGAAATCCGGCAAAATTCTAGGAGCTGGTTTAGATGTTTTGGAATATGAAAAATTGTCTTTTGAAACGCTGTTTCAAGATAAAAATACACCAGAAGCCTTTCAGTATTTGTTGAAAGCCAAGAATGTGATTCTGACGCCTCATATTGCCGGTTGGACATTCGAGAGCCATGAGCGACTGGCGCAAGTAATTGTAGATAAGATTAAAGCAAAATATTTTGGTTAA